GACTGGTACGTGGCGCTGGTGCTCGACAAAGACACCGCGTTCGCGATGCTCAGCGAATTCCGTACCTCGGCGATCATCGCCATGGTCATTGCCGTGGTGATCATCATCGCGTTGCTCGGCATGTTGATCAGCTTCCTGATGCAGCCGCTGCTGACCATGGGCCGCGCCATGCATGACATCGCCGAAGGTGAAGGCGACCTGACCAAACGCCTGACCATCCACGGCCACGACGAATTCGGTGCGCTGGGCACCTCGTTCAACCGTTTTGTCGAACGCATTCACACCTCGATCCGCGAAGTGGCTTCGGCGACTGGCCAGGTCAACGAAGTGGCGTTGCGCGTGGTCGCGGCTTCGAACTCGTCGATGTTCAACTCCGACCAGCAAGCCTCGCGCACCAGCAGCGTGGCTGCGGCGATCAACGAATTGGGCGCCGCCGCCCAGGAAATCGCGCAGAACGCCGCCCTCGCCTCGCAACATTCCAGCGACGCCCGCGCGCTGGCCGAAGACGGTCAGCACGTGGTGGATAAAACCATCGCGGCGATGCAGCAGCTGTCGGCAAAGATCAGCGATTCGTGCGGCAACATCGAAACGCTGAACAGCAACACGGTGAACATCGGGCAGATTCTCGAAGTGATCACCAGCATTTCGCAGCAGACCAATTTGCTCGCGCTCAACGCCGCTATCGAAGCGGCGCGTGCCGGGGAAGCCGGACGTGGTTTTGCCGTGGTCGCGGATGAGGTGCGCAACCTCGCCCACCGCACGCAGGACTCGGCGCAGCAAGTGCAGAAGATGATCGAAGAACTGCAAATCGGCGCCCGCGAGGCGGTCAGCACCATGACCGACAGTCAGCGCCAGAGCGAAAGCAGCGTCGGCATCGCCAACCAGGCCGGCGAACGCCTGGGCAGCGTGACCCAGCGCATCGGCGAAATCGACGGGATGAACCAGTCCGTGGCGACCGCGACCGAAGAACAGACCGCGGTGGTCGAATCGATCAACGTCGACATCACCGAAATCAACACGCTGAACCAGGAAGGCGTGGAAAACCTGCAAGCAACCCTGCGCGCCTGCTCGGACCTCGAACAGCAAGCGGCGCGGTTGAAACAATTGGTCGGTAGCTTCAGGATCTGAAGCGCTTTTGAAGGCCTCATCGCGAGCAAGCTCGCTCCCACAGGGGCTGTGGCTGGACACAGAATCTGCGTCCACCGGAGATCAAATGTGAGAGCGAGCTTGCTCGCGATGACGGCTTGAGGCGCAAGGAAAATCTAAAACCGTGAACCCGGTTTCGACAGAAACTCGATCTCTTCAGCCGTAGACGCTCGCCCCAGCACTTTATTGCGATGCGGGAAGCGGCCAAACCGGGCGATGATTTTCTGGTGCCGTTCGGCGTAATCGAGGTTGTCGGCGAACACTGCGCGCTGTGCTTCGGGTTGTTGCTCGGTCAGATCGAGAAAGCGCGAAACCGCTTCGTTCTGCACCGCCAGATGCTCGCAATGCTCAAACACCAGGTAGATGAACACGCGCTGAATCGGTTGCAACTGCCGATCGAAATCCGCGGCGATGCCTTGTGCCACCAGCGCTTGCGCGCGCAGGTCACCAGCAAACGATTTGGGGTTTTCGCGAAAGATCATTCGCGGGAGTTGGTCGAGTAGCAGCACCAAGGCCAGCCAACCTTCAGGGCGTTGCGCCCATTCGGTCAAACCGCCGGCCAGTGCCTGCTCGACCCAGTCCCCGAAACGCGTCTGCGCTTCGAGGTCCTGGCTGTCGCGCTTGCCGAACCATAACTTACCCTTGTCAGCCGCGATGTCGTCGGGGGTTTCGGCTGAACCGAACCACCATTCGAGCAACGGCTGCCAGGGCTCGGTCATGGTTTATTCCTTGTG
The window above is part of the Pseudomonas prosekii genome. Proteins encoded here:
- a CDS encoding DUF924 family protein, producing MTEPWQPLLEWWFGSAETPDDIAADKGKLWFGKRDSQDLEAQTRFGDWVEQALAGGLTEWAQRPEGWLALVLLLDQLPRMIFRENPKSFAGDLRAQALVAQGIAADFDRQLQPIQRVFIYLVFEHCEHLAVQNEAVSRFLDLTEQQPEAQRAVFADNLDYAERHQKIIARFGRFPHRNKVLGRASTAEEIEFLSKPGSRF
- a CDS encoding methyl-accepting chemotaxis protein, whose protein sequence is MFNSDQQASRTSSVAAAINELGAAAQEIAQNAALASQHSSDARALAEDGQHVVDKTIAAMQQLSAKISDSCGNIETLNSNTVNIGQILEVITSISQQTNLLALNAAIEAARAGEAGRGFAVVADEVRNLAHRTQDSAQQVQKMIEELQIGAREAVSTMTDSQRQSESSVGIANQAGERLGSVTQRIGEIDGMNQSVATATEEQTAVVESINVDITEINTLNQEGVENLQATLRACSDLEQQAARLKQLVGSFRI